Genomic window (Gemmatimonadota bacterium):
CGGGCCCGCCCGGTCCGCCCGGTCCGCCCGGTCCGCCCGGCTCGCGCACGTGTTGCCGGCCGATGACGTATTCCTGTCCGCCGGCCACCACGAGCCGGGGCGCGGGGATCACGTACCCCATGTCCTGAAGCCGCCAGTCCGTGTACGGGGGTTCCGAGGAAGCCAGGGTGAACCGGTTATCATCGCCGCCGCGGATGGCGATTCGCATGGTACCGGCGTCGGTGATGCGGAAGGTGGCTTCGCTCCCGTTCCGCGTGACCACGGACACCCGTTCCCAGTCCAGTCCGTCCGCAGACTGCAACAGGTGAAGCTCGGTCGGTTTCCGCTCCCATACCGCCGGTTCGTTGCCATAGGCGAGCCCGTAGAACCGGTCGTTCCCTCGCCCGATGCCCCAGAGCCAGTACCCGTCCCGGTACACCTGCCGGGGTTCCGTCCACGTCGCGCCGTCCTCGCTGAATGAACAGACGGACCGTATGAGGCGCGGCCCCTCGCCGCCGTGCTGCACCGGGTCGGGCCGGGTGACGTTTCCGGCATAGACGAACAACCGGTCTTCGGTCGCGACCATATGGGGGTCCCGGTCGTCGCCCGTGGTGTTGACCGGCACGCCAGTGCGTTGCCAGTCAACCAGGTCATCGCTGGCGATGATCACCGCCTTCCCTTCGGGACTCACGTGGGAAAGGCCGTTGCGGAAGCAGATGTAGTACCGGCCCTTGAAGTACTGGAAATCCGTAAAGGCGTTGTGCCAGCCGTCTTCGTAGATGCGCCGGACCCATTCGGTTTTCGCCATGGTTCCCGTGCCTTGATTCTAGTTTTGTCTTGTCGGATCGAAGGTGCGTTCGATGGCTATTATACTGCGGTGATTCGGGGGGTGCAAGAAGGATTGCCAGACCTGGCGGCGCCTTTGTCGCGGAACGGGCGTACCGCGTGAAAGCACGCAAGGCGATGACCGGGAAACGAGGTGTTTCCGGGAAGCCTGGCCACGATCGATTGCAGATTGGATTGGGGAGTTGGAAGTCGCAAGGCGGCAGCCGGATTCGAACCGGCGATCGAGGATTTGCAGTCCCGTGCCTTAGCCACTTGGCTATGCCGCCACGTCCGAAGGCGGGAGACGGGGCTTGAACCCGCGACCCTCACCTTGGCAAGGTGATGCTCTACCGCTGAGCTACTCCCGCTGATAACACGCAAACCTTCGAAGACTGTGTTGCAAACTTCCCCGAAAATATCATTATCGAACCGCCCGGTGTCAAGTGTTTTGTTCCCCCATGGCGGGACATCGAGACTTGACCCATGACGGCGACCGATATATGTTACAACTCATTAAAGCGTCCTGTAACAGCGACGTGCGAGTCGGAGTCCGATCCGCGGCTTCCGGGAGATTTCAGGACCGGCGGGCTAGAACGGATCGTCTTGCCTTCGTGTGCGCCATGGACAGTACGACTCTTTTGCAGGAATTCGAAGACCTGGCGGAGCGGATGTCGATCCAGGTCCGCTACGGGAAGCTGGACGGCGACGGCGGGCTGTGCCGGTACCGCGGCAGGTACCATATCGTCATCAACAAGCGGCTCGACACCGACGGCCGGATCAACCTCCTCGGCCGCGCCTTCTCCGAGTTTCCCCTGGAAAACGTCTTCCTGATTCCCGCGGTCCGGGAAGCGATAGACCGGAACCGGTCCGGGCCTGAGCACCCGCGCGGGAACTGATCCTCCGCAAAGTCCCACGACCATTCAACGTCAGCCCTACTGATCAACCGGACCGCCTGGACCGCCTGGACCGCCTGGTCCAACTGATCCGTCATGTCCGGAACGAGTATCCCGGATGGTCTGGTCGGTCTGGTCGGCCTGGCCAGGGGGCTCCTCCGTTGCCGGCGGACCCAGCAATCCGGTCTCTTCGGATGCGGCCCCGCCCGGCGGGGTCGTCTCCGTCCTTACCCTGGGATTCGTGCCCCGGACGGTCACGACCAGGGAGCGCTCCAGGTCCTGGGACAGCCGGCCCGTGCGGAAGTCGACGCGGATCTTCTCGATGCCCAGCGGCATGGGGAAAGCCGGTGGTGGTTTCGCTTCCTCGTCCACGGATGTTTCGACCCCGGCTTCCGTTCCGCCATCCTCGCTGCCGACGGCTTCCGCCGGAAGAACGGCCAGCCGTCCGCCCGCGGAATCGGCTGCCGCCATCGTCGCCAGGACTTCACGCTGTTCCTGCAGCGCCGTGGCCTGTTTCATGTAGGGCGCCCAGACGGGTATGGCGCCCGAAGCGCCGGTAATCTCCTCGTCTTCCACGATGGACAGGAGGGGCCGGGCATCGTCGTATCCCACCCAGACGGATGTCGCGAGGTCCTTCGTAAAACCATTGAACCAGACGTCCCTGGATTCGCTTGAAGTCCCCGTTTTACCGCCGCTCGGGGCCGTGAAACCATACCTGTAGCGTGCGCCGACCCCCGTGCCGCCGCTCATGACGCCACGCAGGAGGTCGAGCATCAGGTACGCGGACTGCTCGCTGATCACGCGACGCGATTCCGGTTCGGTTTCCTCGATCACCCTGCCCTCGGAATCTTCCACGCGGGTTATGACGTAAGGCCTGTGATAGATCCCGCCGGTGGCGAACACGGAGTAGGCGGAAGCCATCTCCAGGGGCGAAACGCCGTTGGTGCCCAACGCCAGGGAGAGAATGGGCTCCAGCGGGCTGGATATGCCCAGCCGGCGTGCGTACTCGATGACCGTCGAGGGACCGACTTCGCTGACCAGCTTCGCGGATACCACATTGATCGACCGCATGAAGGCGCGCTTGAGGATGACGGGCCCCTCGTACTCCCGGGTGAAGTTCTGCGGTTCCCAGAGATCTCCCAGTTCGGTGGTATAGGCCACGGGCTCGTCCACCACGACTGTTTTGGCGGAATAACCCAGGTGGTCCAGCGCCGCAAGGTAGACGACCGGCTTGAAACCGGACCCCGGTTGCCGGTTGCGCTCGACGGCCCGGTTGAATTCGCTCGCCGTGTAGTCGCGGCCCCCGGCCAGGGCCCGTACCGCCCCGGTGCGCGTGTCGACGGCGACCAGCGCTGCCTCGAGCGCCCGCTTACGCTCTTCCGCCGTGGCCGTATCGTAGGCCGGGTCGCCGACCAGGGAATCCACGTAAGTCATCCGGGTGCTGATGGTCTCTTCGGCGAGTTCCTGCAAGTCCAGGTCCATGGCGATGTGCACGGTGAGCCCGCCGTTGAAGACCAGGTTGCTGCCGAAGCGCCGGATCAGCAGGTCTTCGACGTAATCGAGGTAGTACGGCCCCCTGGCCGGACCGATGCTCGTTCCCTTGAGCGTGATCTCTTCCTCCCGGGCCAGCGCGGCGTCTTCCTCCGTGATGTACCCGTTGTCCATCATGCGGCGGAACACGGTCTCTCTGCGGCTGAGCGCACGGTCCATGCGGTAGTAGGGGTTGTAGTCGCTCGGCCGCTGGACCAGCCCGGCGAGCAGCGCGGATTCGCCCAGCGTGAGCTCGCTCGCGCGCTTGCTGAAGAACCGTTGCGCGGCCTCTTCCACGCCGTAGGCGTCGGCGCCGAAATACATATTGTTGCAGTACGCGGACAGGATCTCGTCTTTGGTGAACCTCGCCTCGATCTGCATGGAGGCCATGGCTTCACGGATCTTTCGGATCCATACCTTCTCGCGGGTGAAGAAGAGGTGGCGCGCCAGCTGCTGGGTGATCGTGCTCGCGCCCTGACCCAGGATCTGGCCCTCGCGG
Coding sequences:
- a CDS encoding PBP1A family penicillin-binding protein — encoded protein: MDFLRDLRERLPGNDWMNRLGRFLGNILQRILQYILRSFPRMRARGAGDGGRHSAGDHGFAAPGNAGHRGPGAEGAHASAVKVRETPIARSFRYIRRMVYAGSAVLLFGALVAVVMFYLTVPSIPRLPDDLNDIFGQMTRIYAEDQEGNPRLVHTLGGHRRVALEEIAPVFRDAIIATEDADFYHHRGVDKPGIVRAFVTNLREGQILGQGASTITQQLARHLFFTREKVWIRKIREAMASMQIEARFTKDEILSAYCNNMYFGADAYGVEEAAQRFFSKRASELTLGESALLAGLVQRPSDYNPYYRMDRALSRRETVFRRMMDNGYITEEDAALAREEEITLKGTSIGPARGPYYLDYVEDLLIRRFGSNLVFNGGLTVHIAMDLDLQELAEETISTRMTYVDSLVGDPAYDTATAEERKRALEAALVAVDTRTGAVRALAGGRDYTASEFNRAVERNRQPGSGFKPVVYLAALDHLGYSAKTVVVDEPVAYTTELGDLWEPQNFTREYEGPVILKRAFMRSINVVSAKLVSEVGPSTVIEYARRLGISSPLEPILSLALGTNGVSPLEMASAYSVFATGGIYHRPYVITRVEDSEGRVIEETEPESRRVISEQSAYLMLDLLRGVMSGGTGVGARYRYGFTAPSGGKTGTSSESRDVWFNGFTKDLATSVWVGYDDARPLLSIVEDEEITGASGAIPVWAPYMKQATALQEQREVLATMAAADSAGGRLAVLPAEAVGSEDGGTEAGVETSVDEEAKPPPAFPMPLGIEKIRVDFRTGRLSQDLERSLVVTVRGTNPRVRTETTPPGGAASEETGLLGPPATEEPPGQADQTDQTIRDTRSGHDGSVGPGGPGGPGGPVDQ